From a single Papaver somniferum cultivar HN1 unplaced genomic scaffold, ASM357369v1 unplaced-scaffold_19, whole genome shotgun sequence genomic region:
- the LOC113338712 gene encoding zinc finger CCCH domain-containing protein 25-like, which translates to MNPLTLVKRIQQINSKEAALGISDDASWHAKYKESAYVFVGGIPYDLTEGDLLAVFSQYGEIVDVNLVRDKATGKSKGFCFVAYEDQRSTNLAVDNLNGANVLGRIIRVDHVTKYKKKEEEDEEEEQQKREERGVCRAFQRGNCNRGASCKFSHNEQRAANTGWGDKEDTGARWGKDKYDGSSKGPKSTGNMSSDRHGEPKGGFSRFRSDDKNRRLPRSEENEGKKNIFEKQIETKPRDEDRRINGKRSERYEKETNHKDLDRRWTERSSSHDSELNLKEDGDDRGRQENSGRRDSELSYKGDRENRKEERLGRHESERYQKEERHHREDEKRPRYDRDSSYHHRREETDTSQRRSHR; encoded by the exons ATGAATCCCTTAACGCTAGTAAAGCGTATTCAACAGATAAATTCAAAAGAAGCAGCTCTAGGTATATCGGATGATGCTTCATGGCATGCTAAATATAAAGAATCTGCATATGTTTTTGTTGGTGGTATTCCTTATGATCTTACTGAAGGTGATCTTCTCGCCGTTTT TAGTCA GTATGGAGAGATTGTTGATGTTAATCTTGTTAGAGATAAAGCGACAGGTAAATCGAAAGGGTTTTGTTTTGTTGCATATGAAGATCAGAGAAGTACAAATCTTGCTGTAG ATAACTTGAATGGAGCTAATGTTCTTGGTCGCATTATTCGGGTTGATCATGTTACAAAgtacaaaaagaaagaagaagaggatgaagaagaggAACAGCAGAAGAGGGAGGAGCGTGGTGTATGCCGTGCCTTCCAAAGGGGCAATTGTAATCGTGGAGCTTCGTGCAAGTTTTCACACAATGAACAA AGAGCTGCGAACACGGGTTGGGGTGATAAGGAAGATACCGGTGCAAGATGGGGAAAAGACAAGTACGATGGTTCATCAAAGGGTCCCAAAAGTACTGGCAACATGTCGTCCGACCGTCACGGAGAGCCTAAGGGAGGGTTCTCAAGGTTTAGGTCAGATGATAAAAACAGGAGACTACCTAGATCTGAGGAGAACGAAGGGAAgaagaatatctttgagaaacaaATTGAAACGAAACCAAGAGATGAGGATAGGCGAATCAATGGTAAAAGGTCAGAGAGGTATGAGAAAGAAACAAATCACAAGGACTTGGACAGGCGGTGGACTGAACGGTCTTCAAGTCATGATTCTGAATTGAACCTGAAGGAAGATGGGGATGACAGAGGAAGGCAGGAGAACTCTGGAAGGCGTGATTCAGAACTAAGTTATAAAGGTGACCGTGAGAATAGAAAGGAAGAAAGATTGGGAAGACATGAATCAGAAAGATATCAAAAAGAAGAACGGCACCACAGGGAAGATGAAAAGCGACCAAGGTATGATAGAGATTCTTCTTACCATCACAGGAGAGAGGAAACTGATACAAGCCAGAGGAGGTCACATAGATAA
- the LOC113338711 gene encoding long-chain-alcohol O-fatty-acyltransferase-like has protein sequence MRKLMEDDDHDDEIQTFIKVWFYVVLSLVYTYFIVSKLIPKGFLRLIFLLPVFYLFTILPFSLNSFHLGAPTAFYLIWLGNFKLLLFAFNLGPLSSTSTSRFDPSKSSVLFISLACFPIKLKENSSKPKIIKEHIRINIQNKNKFWRNQYLILGLKTLILSVVVKIYDYRQYVNPNAILVIYCLHLYFGAEVVLGISRAIAKTILGLDLAPVFDQPFLSNSLQEFWGRRWNLMVTSILRSTVYDPVCRVSTPVLGKKLGPLPGVFLTFVVSGLMHEVLYYYLTRVDPTWEVTWFFVIQGLCTSLEGVIKKSLNNKLQLNRWVSRILTLGFISGTGFWLFFPQLIRNGVDIKAIGEYGIMVEFVKNKLHL, from the coding sequence ATGAGAAAATTAATGGAGGATGATGATCATGACGATGAGATACAAACTTTCATCAAGGTATGGTTTTATGTTGTGTTGTCATTAGTTTATACGTATTTTATCGTATCAAAATTGATCCCAAAGGGATTTCTTAGATTGATTTTTCTGTTACCAGTTTTCTATCTCTTCACAATTCTTCCATTTTCCCTCAACTCTTTCCATCTTGGTGCTCCTACAGCTTTTTATCTCATTTGGCTTGGAAATTTCAAACTCCTCCTCTTTGCTTTCAATCTTGGCCCATTATCCTCCACCTCCACTTCAAgatttgatccatcaaaatcatcTGTACTTTTCATCTCATTAGCTTGCTTTCCCATCAAACTCAAAGAAAACagttcaaaaccaaaaatcatCAAAGAACATATTCGCATAAACATTCAAAATAAGAACAAATTCTGGAGAAACCAGTATCTGATTTTAGGCttaaaaactttgattttatCTGTTGTGGTCAAGATTTATGATTACAGACAATATGTGAATCCAAACGCAATCTTGGTTATCTACTGCTTACATCTTTACTTTGGTGCTGAGGTCGTTCTAGGCATAAGTCGTGCCATAGCTAAAACCATATTAGGCCTAGATTTGGCACCAGTGTTTGATCAACCATTCCTTTCAAACTCACTCCAAGAATTTTGGGGTCGTAGATGGAATCTGATGGTTACCAGTATTCTACGGTCGACCGTTTATGATCCCGTATGTCGTGTTTCTACGCCTGTACTTGGGAAGAAATTAGGCCCATTACCAGGTGTATTCTTGACATTCGTTGTCTCCGGATTGATGCATGAGGTGCTGTACTATTACTTGACGCGTGTGGATCCTACGTGGGAGGTGACGTGGTTTTTCGTGATACAAGGCCTATGTACAAGTTTGGAGGGAGTAATCAAGAAGTCGTTAAATAACAAGTTGCAGTTGAATCGATGGGTGTCGAGGATTTTGACTCTTGGGTTTATTAGTGGTACAGGGTTTTGGTTGTTCTTTCCGCAACTCATTCGCAATGGTGTTGATATAAAGGCTATAGGTGAGTATGGGATTATGGTGGAATTTGTCAAGAATAAGCTGCACCTTTAG